A genomic window from Paucibacter sp. KCTC 42545 includes:
- a CDS encoding CehA/McbA family metallohydrolase → MQTHTLQRAIALLLSASSSGLVLAGSISPDHQEFEATLHVPFRAEAGATAEARRFTLKFEYPQVEQTQTVSWRLDLLDPAGALVQRWYGVETLVKGELAVSVDWAGRQFGMAAVDGIYQVRLTASSAVAAAELPSVGVMADFVEAQLAAPDAELVEQSWDMQVGQIAAPEMPAFKPLATARSAVAAPAANARMLRSAPALNATAVGAAGLAYTVYLGNLHSQTGHSDGGGTLGSCNGENQPQSNMGQGPTQAYQYAMDRGLDILVTSEHNHMFDGDTGTNTAQTPAYAKNLYQSGLTAAANFNAAHPKFLGVYGMEWGTISGGGHLNIFNSKELLGWEYNAKNELLADTFTEKNNAAKLYSLMAQRGWVGQFNHPSSSGQYLVNGVALGYTEDGEKAMALCEVMNTPAFSNTTNESDNGNSGYEGACKKALEAGFKIAFTTNQDNHCANWGASGTNRNGILIPNGTPLSKDAFVEAIKARRVFATMDKTSQLILTANGRLMGESFRNAGPLNLVANYAPGAGKAAATVQIFEGVPKRNGTITQLSSQAVNKFTPTLGEHFYYAKITQTDGKILWSAPIWVTQVADTEAPTVTASVSGSSGQITLNASASDNVGVTRVDFNVDGQLKGSSNAAPYAIKLDSSLLANGSHSVNAVAYDAANNAGSSGNVSFTVANVSDVSASVSVSRSGLVYNRATQRFTGTITLTAQQAIQGPLQLQVNGLTSGVTLDGATGVRAGSPYISLGANGLAAGASVTVPVSFINPAKLSISYSTQIFSGSF, encoded by the coding sequence ATGCAAACGCACACTCTCCAACGCGCCATCGCCCTGCTGCTGAGCGCATCCTCAAGCGGCCTGGTCCTGGCCGGCAGCATCAGCCCCGATCACCAAGAATTCGAAGCCACGCTGCATGTGCCCTTCCGGGCCGAGGCGGGTGCTACCGCCGAAGCGCGCCGCTTCACCTTGAAGTTCGAGTACCCCCAGGTCGAACAGACCCAGACGGTCTCTTGGCGCCTGGACTTGCTGGATCCCGCCGGGGCTTTGGTGCAGCGTTGGTACGGGGTGGAGACCTTGGTCAAAGGGGAGCTGGCGGTCAGCGTTGATTGGGCCGGCCGCCAGTTCGGCATGGCCGCAGTCGATGGCATCTACCAGGTTCGCCTGACGGCCAGTTCGGCCGTGGCCGCAGCCGAGCTGCCTTCGGTCGGCGTGATGGCCGACTTTGTGGAAGCCCAGTTGGCGGCGCCCGATGCCGAGCTGGTGGAACAAAGCTGGGACATGCAAGTCGGCCAAATCGCAGCACCAGAGATGCCTGCCTTCAAACCCCTGGCCACCGCACGCAGCGCAGTCGCAGCCCCGGCTGCTAACGCGCGAATGCTGCGCAGCGCACCAGCTTTGAACGCGACAGCGGTCGGCGCGGCAGGCCTGGCCTACACCGTCTACCTCGGCAACCTGCACAGCCAAACCGGCCACAGCGACGGCGGCGGCACGCTGGGCAGTTGCAACGGCGAAAACCAGCCGCAATCGAATATGGGCCAGGGTCCGACCCAGGCCTACCAGTACGCCATGGACCGCGGCCTGGACATTTTGGTGACCTCCGAACACAACCATATGTTCGATGGCGACACCGGCACCAACACCGCGCAAACGCCGGCCTACGCCAAGAATCTCTACCAATCCGGCCTGACTGCGGCGGCCAACTTCAATGCCGCTCACCCCAAATTCCTCGGCGTCTACGGCATGGAATGGGGCACCATCAGCGGCGGCGGCCACCTGAACATCTTCAACTCCAAGGAGTTGCTGGGCTGGGAGTACAACGCCAAGAACGAGTTGTTGGCCGATACCTTCACCGAGAAGAACAATGCCGCCAAGCTCTACAGCCTGATGGCTCAGCGCGGCTGGGTGGGCCAATTCAACCATCCGTCCAGCAGCGGCCAGTACCTGGTCAACGGCGTGGCCCTGGGCTATACCGAAGACGGTGAAAAGGCGATGGCGTTGTGCGAGGTGATGAACACCCCGGCCTTCTCCAACACCACCAACGAGTCCGACAACGGCAATAGCGGCTACGAAGGCGCTTGCAAGAAGGCGCTGGAAGCCGGCTTCAAGATTGCCTTCACCACCAACCAAGACAACCACTGCGCCAACTGGGGCGCCTCTGGCACCAACCGCAACGGCATCTTGATCCCCAACGGCACGCCTTTGTCGAAAGACGCCTTTGTTGAGGCCATCAAGGCACGCCGGGTGTTCGCCACCATGGACAAGACCTCGCAGCTGATCCTGACCGCCAATGGCCGTCTGATGGGCGAGAGCTTCCGCAATGCCGGCCCTTTGAATCTGGTCGCCAATTACGCGCCAGGCGCCGGCAAGGCCGCTGCCACGGTGCAGATCTTCGAAGGCGTGCCCAAGCGCAATGGCACCATCACCCAGCTCTCGAGCCAGGCCGTCAACAAATTCACGCCCACCTTGGGCGAGCATTTCTACTACGCCAAGATCACACAGACCGACGGCAAGATCCTGTGGTCGGCCCCCATCTGGGTCACGCAAGTGGCCGACACCGAAGCGCCCACCGTGACGGCCAGCGTCAGCGGCAGCAGCGGCCAAATCACTTTGAACGCCAGCGCCAGCGACAACGTCGGCGTGACCCGGGTGGACTTCAATGTCGACGGCCAGCTCAAGGGCAGCAGCAATGCCGCGCCCTACGCGATCAAGCTGGACTCCAGCCTGCTGGCCAACGGCAGCCACAGCGTCAACGCCGTGGCCTATGACGCCGCCAACAACGCCGGCAGCTCGGGCAATGTCAGCTTCACCGTGGCCAATGTGAGCGATGTCAGCGCCTCAGTCAGCGTGAGCCGCTCAGGCCTGGTCTACAACCGCGCCACCCAGCGCTTCACCGGCACGATCACCCTGACAGCCCAGCAAGCCATCCAAGGCCCGCTGCAGCTGCAAGTCAATGGCTTGACCAGCGGCGTGACGCTGGACGGCGCCACGGGCGTCCGCGCCGGCTCGCCCTACATCAGCTTGGGCGCTAACGGCCTGGCCGCAGGCGCCAGCGTGACCGTGCCCGTCAGCTTCATCAATCCCGCCAAGTTGAGCATCAGCTACAGCACTCAGATCTTCTCCGGCTCGTTCTAA
- a CDS encoding PEP-CTERM sorting domain-containing protein, translated as MRAADSETVRCRYFFQQPANVCGFCDFNGHSACFRPSSTVFQLSGELDMSFKPLATFSLIASAALLAAAPAQAAIAVNNANFNYSQTFDSLAASGASNAWANDSTIAGWSLFKTNASTVVSSYIADAGSSTAGGIHSYGTDGERALGSIGSGSFAIGWIAVAFKNTSNAAFTGFKIGFNGEQWRDGGATAPAVPVAHKMALEYGFGATFAAVSTWNAPGGNFDWSSPIITNKSSGATVDGNVAGKVTGLGGTVATTWAANDTLWVR; from the coding sequence TTGCGCGCTGCTGATTCTGAAACGGTGCGGTGCCGCTATTTTTTTCAGCAACCCGCAAACGTTTGCGGATTCTGTGATTTCAATGGTCACAGCGCCTGCTTCAGGCCCTCATCAACTGTTTTTCAACTCTCTGGAGAGCTCGACATGTCATTCAAACCGCTGGCAACTTTTTCCCTGATCGCCTCGGCCGCCTTGCTGGCCGCAGCGCCTGCACAAGCCGCTATTGCCGTCAACAACGCCAATTTCAATTACAGCCAAACGTTTGACAGCTTGGCCGCAAGCGGTGCCAGCAATGCCTGGGCCAATGACAGCACGATTGCCGGCTGGAGCTTGTTTAAAACAAACGCAAGCACTGTGGTGTCGAGCTACATCGCCGACGCAGGCTCCTCCACCGCCGGCGGCATCCACAGCTATGGCACCGACGGCGAGCGCGCCCTGGGTAGCATCGGAAGCGGCAGCTTCGCTATCGGCTGGATTGCTGTGGCGTTTAAAAACACCAGCAATGCGGCCTTCACGGGCTTCAAAATCGGCTTCAACGGGGAGCAATGGCGAGACGGCGGCGCAACGGCGCCAGCGGTGCCAGTGGCCCACAAAATGGCCCTGGAGTATGGCTTCGGCGCGACATTCGCCGCCGTCAGCACCTGGAACGCGCCAGGAGGCAACTTTGACTGGAGCTCCCCGATCATCACCAACAAGTCGAGCGGCGCCACTGTTGACGGCAACGTCGCCGGTAAGGTCACTGGTCTCGGCGGCACCGTGGCCACGACCTGGGCTGCGAATGACACCCTGTGGGTGCGCTGA
- a CDS encoding pyridoxamine 5'-phosphate oxidase family protein — protein MSRAYSDLAFTSAVRAMQTRMGSRSSYARLDQAEDRRDELTEREAEFIHERDGFYQATVSETGWPYVQFRGGPAGFLKVLDAKTLGYADFRGNLQYISVGNLAGNDRVSLMLMDYANQRRLKILGRVRLVSEAEDSALLARLKPPQYRAQVERAFVITVEAYDWNCPQHITPRFTEAEIEQAVQPLRTELEQARLELARLRAGARPAP, from the coding sequence ATGAGCCGAGCCTATTCCGACCTTGCCTTCACGTCCGCCGTGCGGGCCATGCAGACCCGCATGGGCAGCCGATCCTCGTACGCCCGGCTGGACCAGGCTGAAGATAGGCGCGACGAATTGACGGAGCGCGAAGCCGAGTTCATTCACGAACGCGACGGCTTCTACCAAGCCACGGTGAGCGAGACGGGCTGGCCCTACGTCCAGTTCCGTGGCGGCCCCGCAGGCTTTCTGAAAGTGCTGGATGCCAAGACCCTGGGCTACGCCGACTTCCGCGGCAACTTGCAGTACATCAGCGTCGGCAATCTCGCAGGTAACGACCGCGTCTCCCTGATGCTGATGGACTATGCCAATCAACGGCGCCTGAAGATTCTCGGCCGGGTGCGGCTGGTGAGTGAGGCCGAGGATTCCGCCTTGCTGGCCCGGCTCAAGCCGCCGCAGTACCGCGCTCAGGTCGAGCGCGCCTTCGTCATCACGGTGGAGGCCTACGACTGGAACTGCCCGCAACACATCACGCCGCGCTTCACTGAGGCCGAGATCGAGCAGGCGGTGCAGCCGCTGCGCACCGAACTCGAGCAAGCGCGCCTTGAGCTGGCCCGGCTACGGGCCGGGGCTCGGCCTGCGCCTTAG
- a CDS encoding LysR family transcriptional regulator produces the protein MDRLHLINVFVAVVDASGFAGAARKLGISPPAVTRAISELEAHLGARLLTRTTRVVRVTEAGARYVEDCRRILAELAEADESVSGLHGAPRGRLTVTAPVLFGALHVTPVVTEFLQRYPEVTASCWFLDRVVNLTDEGVDVAVRIGELPDSTLQAIRVGSVRRVICAAPSYLAQHGEPQEPEDLLAHTLISANAVTPAPEWRFKVEGEARTIKVAPRMQTTTNDSAIAAAVSGFGLTRLMSYQVDALVRGGQLRRVLEAFEPAPLPVHLVHREGRHASHKARAFIDLAIERLRERLAPPG, from the coding sequence TTGGACAGACTGCATCTGATCAATGTCTTTGTGGCGGTGGTCGATGCCAGCGGCTTTGCTGGCGCGGCGCGCAAGCTGGGCATCTCGCCGCCAGCGGTCACGCGGGCCATCAGTGAACTCGAGGCGCACCTGGGCGCACGGCTGCTCACCCGCACCACGCGGGTCGTGCGGGTGACCGAGGCGGGGGCGCGCTATGTGGAGGACTGCCGGCGCATCCTGGCCGAGCTGGCCGAGGCCGACGAATCGGTCAGCGGCCTGCATGGGGCGCCACGCGGTCGCCTGACCGTCACCGCGCCCGTGTTGTTCGGCGCCTTGCATGTGACCCCGGTGGTGACCGAATTTCTGCAACGCTATCCCGAGGTCACTGCGTCCTGCTGGTTCCTGGACCGGGTCGTGAATCTGACGGACGAAGGGGTGGATGTGGCGGTGCGCATTGGGGAGTTGCCGGACTCAACATTGCAAGCCATTCGGGTGGGCAGCGTGCGCCGCGTCATCTGCGCCGCGCCCAGCTATCTGGCCCAGCACGGCGAACCGCAAGAGCCCGAGGACTTACTCGCCCACACCCTGATATCCGCCAATGCCGTGACGCCGGCGCCCGAGTGGCGCTTCAAGGTGGAGGGGGAAGCCCGAACGATCAAGGTGGCGCCGCGCATGCAGACCACCACCAATGACTCGGCCATTGCGGCGGCGGTGAGCGGCTTCGGGCTGACGCGCCTGATGTCCTATCAAGTCGATGCGCTGGTTCGCGGCGGCCAGCTGCGGCGGGTGCTCGAAGCGTTTGAGCCGGCACCGCTGCCCGTGCATCTGGTGCACCGTGAAGGCCGCCATGCGTCTCACAAGGCGCGGGCCTTCATCGACCTGGCCATTGAGCGGCTGCGCGAGCGGCTGGCGCCGCCAGGTTAA